The window TTCTAATtagcattaaaaaaaaacaaatattgaATTTACATGTTATTGTAcaaaaactttttatttttttaccaaGTTGCATACAATTTCACACCAACACTTTCATAGATAAAAgaactatttctatttctatttctattcttGCATTATGAATTGTTATTGATGTTTTTGGTCTACTGCCATTTGATTTCCTCCATTATCAACTACCATCTCCTGTCGAATGAACGCCCCTAGCAGTTCCATGGTCGTCCATTGGGTTGCCTAATCTTTGAGGAGGCTTCGTCTTCCTAAGATGAAACCCCATTATATCACGGTACTCTCCTGTTCCGAGACATCGGTTACAGTAGTCAAGTCCACTCCCACTGCAAACCTTGCACCTGCAATGGTTCATATAATTTACTTCTTATCAGATCTTACCATGCAATTAGGCAGGCAAGTTGGACCACAGCACAATTAGTTCACATTCTTTCAAAAGCGAATGGTTTTGTATATTCCATTCTCGTGCAACATGATCAGTGTAAACGGTGGTAGCAAGATGTGATAACTTAGATCTATCTCACCATCTTGGCCATTCACCCTTGGGAAGCATGGCCAGTTCCAGGCAATTTGTTCTCCCTGcacaaattaagttaaaaatgagAAGTGAgcagaaaaaaatgatgataagaAGAGTGGAGTTTCGGCAAGAACTGTAGAGTTTATGCAGGCAGTACAGATCGATATTTGGATCTGGCAAATATGCAGAGTTTATGCAGGAAGAGTGGAGACCTCTTCCTTGGCAATTGTGGCAATCAATTCTTCCACTTCCAGCACAGACGACGCAGGGTGGATCTGGCTTCTTCATTTTCTCTCTTCGGACATTAGACTTTAGATAATGTaacaaaaaaaatgttaaaaatatgACTTTCCGATACAAAAGAAATGTCTAAACATGTATATATGATTATTGTTGTCAGCTGACTGCTAATTACAATTAATACAAGTAATTGATGTTTTTAATTGAGAAGAACATGGCTTGATTATTGTTGTCAGCTGATCCACATATACggcttgatgatgatgatgatcttAGTGATGATGCACCGAATATTTGTCTAAGAGATGCGGCAAAGTTCATATTTAGCATCTGATTCAATGAACTAACAAAAAACTAACTGATGGTTCATCTTTAAACACtgtcaattttagagaagttgGATTTCAGAAAAACTAGCAATGTCTAACACATTGGAAGACCTTATACGACTGGAAAAATTATAATTAACCCGTTAAGCATCATAAGCTTGTGCTCCATTTCCAACGTCATATTAGATGGTCTTAGACATTTTAATGATGTGTTTAGTTCACGGAGAGGAATAAAATAGTtatgggaaaaaaaattaaatgagagTCCAATATTTTTGCTATCCTCAAAAAAGCATCCTATGCTGAAAAAATATCAAAAGATCACCTCATCCTATTTTTTCTTCCAAAATTACCCTTTTTACTTGACCGGTCCAACACTGTATGATAATTTTGGCCAAACTGTTACAATCTAGAGCACTTTTGTCAAAATTGTTATAATGTGGATGATTTTGACCTAAACTACTCATCTATGTTAGTCAAAAGTATTCTATGCTGTAGTAGTTTTTGGCAAAAATTGCTACAAGAGTATTTTGAAGCAGTTTTAACCAAGTTGGAGCAATTTGACCAGCGTTGGAacaattttaaccaaaactactataatagtgttggagcaatctagtaaTTAGTAAAAAAAGGATAGAGCAtccttttaatatttttcaacatAGGGAGCCCTTTTGATTTTTGCTCAATACTTATTCCTAAATGATAGAATAGATAAGCACTAAGTATTGCTTAATTTGGTTTATAAACATAGAATAACTATTCTTATGTTTGGTCACAAGAAATGTTATAAAGAATATATAAGGAATAATTCtcacaaaaaaatattaataaaaaattctataaaaagaCATGTCGATctcatcataatagcataatGTGTCTCACCAGTTCGTCCGACTCAAGGGACCTAGCTGCCTTGACTGTTGCTCTACTAGTTTGTTCAACGCAACTAGCTTGACTACTCAACCATCTCATTTGGCATTAATAAACACATATAAAACATTTCTTCTCTAGGTCTTCTAATCAAAAGCAATGTCGATCCAAACGTGTAGTTGTGCTATTGTGTGGTGGGATCATAATTTTCCATGAAATACTCATTTTTCACTCAATGGGGAAATTATCGAGAAAATTAAGTGCATATCTATTTGACTCAAAACTTCGATCACACAAATGAGATGCACTCGCAAATCGACCATCTTTTCTTGCAGATTTAGTTAAGGTAATATTTACTAAATGTTTGTCAAGCATGATTGATTTGGTATTTAGGTGATGAAGCATCCCATTGCTATATCATTCAGGTATATAAACACAAATAAAAAAGGACAGCctagtgcacgaagctcctgcctATGCAGGTCCTGGGGAAGGGTTGGACCACGTTGGGTCCGAGTCCTACGACagcaactttaccgttgtgccaCGGCTCCTTTTCTTAAGGTATATAAACACAAATACATCAACAATAGTGGCATAGTATATTTTAGTACATATTTATAAGGAAGCAAACGGACATCAACATTTCATTGCACATTAGTGAGACATGGAATTGTGACAAAACATGGAACATTACAATCAAACCTAAACGATCGATCTCCTCATCTCAATTGTGTAAACCATGAGAAATCAGAGAAACAAGGCCTCATTCAGTAGTTCTGGTGTTAGGGAACAAAAATTGAACTTTTAATGAAGGTCTGATAAAACTATGATCCATAAATTGTACCACTATAGTGAAACTCTGCGTTCAAAGGTTACAGTATCTTCTGAAGCTTGAACCCTAGACGGCGATCTCTCGTTGTGAATCTGTAAAGGTTTCTCATTTCACACCCTACGTGTAATTTTATTCAGAGAACGCGGAAGATCTAGTTGGGAATGAGCATGGATTGAGAGCGGAGAGCATGAGTTACTGACCGCCGTTCGGACGACCCAGGAAGGCTTGGAGACGGCCAGCCGCGAGGCGCCGTTTACGAGTCGGGGTAGAAAGACGCTCGGCGAGTTGTCGGAGTCTCCAGTGGCCATCGCGAGGACAGAAGGAACCAAAACGGCCATCGGCGTTGTCGATGCGCGGTGGTGTGGCCGGCGTGTTGCGAATTAGATGGCCCAAGTGCGGCCAGGTCTTTACTTCGGGCCTTGTTTACTTGGAAGAGGgggataaatagaaaaaaaaaaaaaaattgatatcccACCGGTTATCAAGGTAAATCGGGAAACACGTGGCAGCCAATCTAGACGTCCAGCATCTTTTGATTGGGTTCCCCATTTGAAAGAACATTCTTGTAAATATGTCGTAGCTAGGGATTTAACTGCGGTTGTCTGAATGACAATCTGAATATCCTATAACGAAATCATACCtcgaggataaaaaaaaaaagaggagggAGAAAAGGAGAAAAAGGGAGATGAGATCTTTTCACAATTTACACGTCAGATTATGTTTGAAATCCTGTCAAAATTAGTTAGAATGTTTCTGATTTCATCTTTTATctaagttataatttagattgagTCATGTGGTTGAAGATCGTCGACGATAGACGAGCTATCTCCGGTCAATGTCATACAATTCGTCCAACCGTTGATGACCTCCAATCAATACCATACAATTCGTCCAACTGTTGAGGGTCTCCGGTCATCTAACTCATCCAAATTATAATCCATATGGGAAGATGAATCTAACAAAGGACCAGCATTGTATACCACCATTAATTTTAACCGGATAAATTGCGAAAGGAAAGAGAATCAGTAATTATGAACTAGAGGATTTGAATTACAACAAAATGAGAGAGCCATGAGGGAGAGGAAATatataaaacaaaataaagaaaaaagagcAAATATCAAAAGtgcatttttttaattattagaataattaaaaaaacattttttttattaattaccaaaacaatatcaatctaattttatttcttaaaatattttttattttcggagtatataattttaataattataatcacaTAACGGTTGTTGTTTgtaaatcaaaaagaaaagaagCTGAGTATATATTTTACTAATTTCCATATGTATTCTAATTTCTAATCTGCGTTTTATCCTCCTTATACGCTTCTTGCCACCATCAAAATTAGATATTTTCCTTATTGGAGCAAAAGCCATAATACTCATCCGAGAATTAGATATAAACAGATGAAtcatgaatattttattttaatataatgatAGTTCATATATTTAATGGAATATTTTACATCCGTTGGGATTGATTTCAAAatctattaaaataattattcatgTAATTACAAATTGTGTCAATCTATATATGGCTATTAGTGAGAATACCTCAAAATATAAAGTGAGAAAATCTTAATTTGAGATTTAGAGAGTTCTGATATagggataaaattattttcatataattttgtgATCACGGATTCGAATCATACAAATAATCTTTTAGAGAGGATATTTCTTTAAATATTCTCTATTAAAAGGAGATATTGTGGAAGAGATTTTAAATTATTAGGCATAGAGTTATGCTTGAGTGATTtcactctttttatttttttaaaaaaaataaaatatatttaatggtGAAATTTAAAATAGTTGATAGTGGAATATTTAATAGGTGcccattaatatttaatttatgagatatttaattataaaatttaaaatacttgaTCTATGTTCTTATAAAATACAATATAAAACTGGTCCAATCTTCTTAATGTTGTTTTGATTCTTCTAAACTACTAAATCACGGGATTCATCTTCGTTTGTGCTAATACAACTCAAATTAAGCTGGATTAAGTGGCACTAATGACTTCATTACTGTTATCTATTTGAAATTAACTACTAAACAATGATCAAAATCGCTCTCCGAAGTTACCCAGTCGTTGTAGAGGAATATCATGGGCATTATCGTCATTTGACTAATGCTAAAGATGCTTCTGACAGTTATGCCCCTACCAGCCACCTGTAGAAGTCGTAGTAGCCGCCCTCCTCCGCCTCCCGCCGCGCGCTCCCTTCCAGATCCCGCGACCACCGTCCTCCCTCGCCGCCGTCGTAACGGTGGCTCCACCGCCCGGAGAACTGCAGCGAcgataaggtggacgaagccgaGGAGGCTAACCTGTCCACGTGATCCCTCAGCCACCCTCTCCCTCCTCCCCCTGCCGCCTCCGCGGCTGGATGCAGGGGATCCGGCTCGGCCGACGCTCCCCGCTTCTCTTCCTTCCCCGTCCGCCTCGGAATCCACGCCACCACTGCTTCCACTTCCTCGTCCACAATGTACTCGAGCGACGGCCCTAGTGAGAACGTCCGCAGGTGCCGCGGATGGTTCCCGGCGGTCAGATCCGCCTCCGACGTCATCCCCCTCCGACTGACGCTTCCGATTTCGACACGGAAGCTTCCGGTCGTTGAGGGATCTTGGGGCGGCGGCTGCGGCGGCGACGACGGCAGGGGTGCGGCCGGGAGGGCAATAGAGGCGCGGCAGAGCGGGCAAGATGGGGCGGATCGGAGCCAGGGATCGACGCATTGGGAATGGAATGCGTGGCGGCAGGCCGGGAGGAGGCGGAGCTCGTCGTGCGGGCGGAAGGGGCAGAGGCAGACGGCGCAATCCGGGGAGGATTTGGGTAGGACGGAGAGGGAGGACGCGAGGGAGAACAGCGGAAGCGAATCGACCAGAGCCGCCTTGTCTTTGTCGGAGAAGCCGGAGTCAGCTGCGGAGGAATGGGAGTCAGATCGCCTCGGGAGTGGCAGAGGCGGCGGCGGAGGCAGCGGCGGCGGAGGGGGTGCTGCGGCGACGGAAGAGCTGCGGAGGCGGGAGGagaggaggcggaggaggaggtgaatGAAGGCGGAGGCGATGAAGACGAAGGCGATAATGGCGGAGATGATTAGGAGACTGGGGTTGTGGGATAAAGAGGCGGAGCTGCTGGTGTCTTCGGTAAAGACTTCCTCCGCCGGAGGAAGGTGTTTGAGGGGACGCTGTGAAGGAGGAGCAGACGGCGGCGGACGTGCCATCGAGGAGGGAGAAGCCATAGCAAGTCTGTCGCTTAATTTGGTTTGCTTCACTCCTCTCCGCATTATATATTTCGTATAATTCTCAAAACGCCCtctaatatttcttttctaaaaataaaaaatactctaaaaaaatcataaatattaaaatatcctgttttagtttaaaatataaacccattttgaattaatttatcgTTACATTAATTGTGAGGAATCAATTTTGGAGTGACCGTCAAGTAAAGAACTATATAAAGTCAAATAGCACAGTGTTGTGCTAGGAGTATCTTGTAGGTTTTATTTTGAGTAAACAGATTCTTTTACTGAATTTTGTACTCTTTGTGTGGCCCATAGCATTGAACTAGAATAAagagaaaatataaaaattatagggTAAATTAAAAgtgatgtaattttttttttcttatggtaggaaatttttttataaatgcataaaatcaaatatttagataataatttagcATTATTCTATTGCACCATAATCTCAAGAGTTTATTCTTAACATATTATTATAAGTGGCAGAAAGATGAATACACTCGTCCCCAGCGCTCCCGTTAATTCCTACAATCAGttgttataataatattatatcttatttttgataaaattgtATCGACTACGACTAACTATTATAACGTATAATATCTAATACAATACTGTTATAATATTATGGTGACTATTATAACACTATAACAACTACTTAGGTATTAAATAGTTAATATAATtgttttaaagtgattttaatcaattttaaatgattttgataaaatttaattaattttattcaatttaataaaaaatattttgatataataatattaaatattcgAGATTTAGAATTCAAGATTTT is drawn from Zingiber officinale cultivar Zhangliang chromosome 1B, Zo_v1.1, whole genome shotgun sequence and contains these coding sequences:
- the LOC122055648 gene encoding uncharacterized protein LOC122055648 isoform X1, whose product is MAVLVPSVLAMATGDSDNSPSVFLPRLVNGASRLAVSKPSWVVRTASNVRREKMKKPDPPCVVCAGSGRIDCHNCQGRGLHSSCINSAYLPDPNIDLYCLHKLYRRTNCLELAMLPKGEWPRWCKVCSGSGLDYCNRCLGTGEYRDIMGFHLRKTKPPQRLGNPMDDHGTARGVHSTGDGS
- the LOC122055648 gene encoding uncharacterized protein LOC122055648 isoform X2, with protein sequence MAVLVPSVLAMATGDSDNSPSVFLPRLVNGASRLAVSKPSWVVRTASNVRREKMKKPDPPCVVCAGSGRIDCHNCQGRGRTNCLELAMLPKGEWPRWCKVCSGSGLDYCNRCLGTGEYRDIMGFHLRKTKPPQRLGNPMDDHGTARGVHSTGDGS
- the LOC122054275 gene encoding E3 ubiquitin-protein ligase ATL4-like — encoded protein: MASPSSMARPPPSAPPSQRPLKHLPPAEEVFTEDTSSSASLSHNPSLLIISAIIAFVFIASAFIHLLLRLLSSRLRSSSVAAAPPPPPLPPPPPLPLPRRSDSHSSAADSGFSDKDKAALVDSLPLFSLASSLSVLPKSSPDCAVCLCPFRPHDELRLLPACRHAFHSQCVDPWLRSAPSCPLCRASIALPAAPLPSSPPQPPPQDPSTTGSFRVEIGSVSRRGMTSEADLTAGNHPRHLRTFSLGPSLEYIVDEEVEAVVAWIPRRTGKEEKRGASAEPDPLHPAAEAAGGGGRGWLRDHVDRLASSASSTLSSLQFSGRWSHRYDGGEGGRWSRDLEGSARREAEEGGYYDFYRWLVGA